Proteins from a single region of Candidatus Hydrogenedentota bacterium:
- a CDS encoding glutaredoxin family protein, protein MSSDTIIVYSAKLCGDCQHLKAFMDANGIPYENRDIRENLAYGEELEAKTGKLGVPYLIVNGEWKRGYEPGQPFSEAFAKSLFGMA, encoded by the coding sequence GTGAGCAGTGACACCATCATCGTTTATTCCGCCAAACTTTGCGGCGATTGCCAGCACCTCAAGGCCTTCATGGACGCCAATGGCATCCCGTACGAGAATCGGGACATCCGCGAAAACCTCGCCTATGGCGAGGAACTCGAAGCGAAAACGGGCAAGCTCGGGGTCCCCTATCTCATCGTCAATGGCGAGTGGAAGCGTGGCTATGAGCCGGGCCAGCCCTTTTCGGAAGCTTTCGCGAAGTCGTTGTTCGGGATGGCCTGA
- a CDS encoding DUF1080 domain-containing protein: MYSTQIFLTGRAVRHAVLASALTLTAPMALAGAPDGFTELFNGKDLTGWYGNNPHTTLKETSRDGQFASIAAQQEEFKAHWSAQNGELVNDGNGPYATTVKDYRDVEFHVDYKTVPLADSGIYLRATPQVQIWDYTEQKKFELGADKGSGGLWNNSPGAAGKDPMVLADKPFGEWNSFKVTQLGARTTVFLNDKLVVDNAPMENYWDRTKPLPAFGPILLQTHGGEIRWRNIYIREIPAEEANAKLRGDDAAAGFTSVFNGKDLTGWAGATDSYEVRDGAIICKEGTGGNLFTEEEYGDFVVRVEFKVPPGGNNGLAIRYPGQGNPAYDGMTELQVLDDTADMYKALDQRQYHGSVYGMAPAHRGYLRPVGEWNYQEVTVQGSTIKVELNGTVTLNADVSTITEFMANSAHPGKDLKKGHFGFAGHNDPVMFRNIAIKKLD; the protein is encoded by the coding sequence ATGTACTCAACCCAAATTTTCCTCACAGGTCGGGCGGTTCGTCACGCCGTTCTGGCGTCCGCGCTGACCCTGACCGCGCCTATGGCCCTGGCGGGTGCTCCCGACGGCTTTACGGAGCTCTTCAACGGCAAAGATTTGACCGGCTGGTACGGCAATAACCCGCACACGACGCTGAAAGAGACCTCCCGGGATGGTCAGTTTGCCTCCATAGCGGCGCAGCAGGAAGAATTCAAGGCCCACTGGTCGGCCCAGAACGGGGAGTTGGTGAACGATGGCAACGGTCCGTACGCCACGACGGTGAAAGACTACCGCGACGTGGAATTCCATGTCGATTACAAGACCGTGCCGCTCGCGGACAGCGGTATTTACCTCCGCGCAACCCCGCAGGTGCAGATCTGGGACTATACCGAGCAGAAGAAGTTTGAACTGGGAGCGGACAAGGGTTCCGGCGGCTTGTGGAACAACAGCCCCGGCGCGGCGGGCAAGGATCCTATGGTGCTTGCCGACAAGCCCTTCGGCGAGTGGAACAGCTTCAAAGTTACCCAACTGGGCGCACGCACGACAGTTTTTCTCAACGACAAGCTGGTTGTCGATAACGCCCCGATGGAGAACTACTGGGACCGGACGAAACCGCTGCCCGCGTTTGGCCCGATACTTCTTCAGACCCACGGCGGAGAAATTCGCTGGCGGAATATTTACATTCGCGAAATTCCAGCGGAAGAAGCCAATGCGAAGCTGCGGGGCGATGACGCCGCCGCGGGCTTTACCTCGGTATTCAATGGCAAAGACCTGACCGGCTGGGCGGGTGCGACGGACAGCTACGAAGTGCGCGACGGCGCGATCATTTGCAAGGAAGGCACCGGCGGCAATCTTTTCACCGAGGAAGAATATGGTGACTTTGTCGTTCGCGTGGAGTTCAAGGTGCCTCCGGGCGGTAACAACGGCCTTGCCATTCGCTATCCCGGTCAGGGTAACCCTGCCTACGATGGGATGACGGAGCTGCAGGTGCTGGATGACACGGCGGATATGTACAAGGCGTTGGATCAGCGCCAGTACCACGGCTCGGTCTATGGCATGGCGCCCGCGCACCGGGGCTACCTTCGCCCGGTTGGTGAGTGGAATTACCAGGAGGTAACGGTGCAGGGATCGACCATCAAGGTGGAACTGAACGGCACGGTGACCCTGAACGCGGACGTGAGCACCATCACCGAATTCATGGCGAATTCCGCCCACCCTGGCAAGGATCTGAAGAAGGGACATTTTGGTTTCGCCGGGCACAACGATCCGGTGATGTTCCGCAATATCGCGATCAAGAAGCTCGACTGA